The Agromyces marinus genome window below encodes:
- a CDS encoding alpha/beta fold hydrolase yields the protein MIASPYALDLARIPVREHRARVHGAETSWWEYGPADGELVVAVHGFRGDHHGLEPIVAKLPGYRVVIPDLPGFGASSTFADAAHGIEAYAAWLAEFVQACGATGQTGGGRGWSLLGHSFGSIVASAAVASGLAPDRLILVNPIGAPALEGPRAIMTRLAIWYYRAAAALPERAGFGLLRNSAIVRLMSVTMAKTRDRELRRFIHDQHDRYFSAFDDRDAVLEAFEASVSHDVREYAPAITAPVLLVVAEQDDVTPLAAQRRLQPMFADATLAVIPGVGHLIHYETPGQAAAAIRVFVEGERA from the coding sequence ATGATCGCCTCGCCGTACGCCCTCGACCTCGCGCGGATCCCAGTCCGCGAGCATCGCGCCCGGGTGCACGGCGCCGAGACCTCCTGGTGGGAGTACGGCCCGGCCGACGGCGAGCTCGTCGTGGCCGTGCACGGCTTCCGCGGCGACCACCACGGCCTCGAGCCGATCGTCGCGAAACTGCCCGGGTACCGGGTCGTCATCCCCGACCTGCCCGGCTTCGGCGCATCGTCGACCTTCGCCGATGCGGCACACGGCATCGAGGCGTACGCGGCCTGGCTCGCCGAGTTCGTGCAGGCCTGCGGCGCGACGGGGCAGACGGGCGGCGGCCGCGGCTGGAGCCTGCTCGGGCACTCGTTCGGCTCGATCGTGGCCAGCGCCGCCGTGGCATCCGGTCTCGCACCCGATCGGCTGATCCTCGTCAACCCGATCGGTGCGCCGGCGCTCGAGGGCCCGCGGGCGATCATGACCCGGCTCGCGATCTGGTACTACCGCGCCGCTGCGGCCCTGCCCGAGCGGGCCGGCTTCGGCCTCCTGCGCAACAGCGCGATCGTCCGGCTCATGTCGGTCACGATGGCCAAGACCCGCGACCGGGAGCTGCGCAGGTTCATCCACGACCAGCACGACCGGTACTTCTCCGCGTTCGACGACCGCGATGCGGTGCTCGAGGCGTTCGAGGCATCCGTCTCGCATGACGTGCGCGAGTACGCGCCCGCGATCACCGCGCCCGTGCTCCTCGTCGTCGCCGAACAGGACGACGTCACGCCGCTCGCAGCCCAGCGCCGGCTCCAGCCCATGTTCGCCGACGCGACCCTGGCTGTGATCCCGGGCGTCGGCCACCTCATCCACTACGAGACCCCCGGGCAGGCGGCCGCGGCCATCCGCGTGTTCGTCGAGGGGGAGCGGGCGTGA
- a CDS encoding exonuclease domain-containing protein — protein MEHSPDASWADTLAVFDLETTGIDIDTCRIVTAHVGVIGVDGAVLEQREWIVDPGVEIPTAATLIHGVTTERARLEGAPAAQAVAEIIAALRAAADRGLPIVAYNAAYDLSVLHREAERYGHEAFRGPAHVVDPYVIDRAVDRYRRGKRTLTAACEHYGVELTDAHDAGADAIAAGRVAQAIVRANPDLAGIAVGDLHRRQVGWSREQAESYQEWRRGNGEPEFTASGAWPLR, from the coding sequence ATGGAGCACTCCCCCGACGCATCCTGGGCCGACACCCTCGCGGTCTTCGACCTCGAGACCACCGGCATCGACATCGACACGTGCCGCATCGTCACCGCGCACGTCGGCGTCATCGGCGTCGATGGCGCCGTGCTCGAGCAACGCGAGTGGATCGTCGACCCCGGCGTCGAGATCCCCACGGCTGCGACGCTCATCCACGGCGTGACCACCGAGCGGGCCCGGCTCGAGGGCGCACCCGCCGCACAGGCGGTCGCCGAGATCATCGCCGCACTGCGCGCGGCCGCCGACCGCGGGCTGCCGATCGTGGCGTACAACGCCGCGTACGACCTGTCGGTGCTGCACCGTGAGGCCGAACGGTACGGCCACGAGGCGTTCCGCGGTCCGGCGCACGTCGTCGACCCCTACGTGATCGACCGCGCCGTCGACCGGTACCGGCGCGGCAAGCGCACCCTGACCGCCGCATGCGAGCACTACGGGGTCGAGTTGACGGATGCGCACGACGCCGGAGCCGACGCGATCGCCGCGGGCCGGGTGGCGCAGGCGATCGTCCGCGCGAATCCCGATCTCGCCGGCATCGCCGTCGGCGACCTGCACCGACGCCAGGTCGGGTGGTCGCGCGAGCAGGCCGAGAGCTACCAGGAGTGGCGGCGCGGCAACGGCGAACCCGAGTTCACCGCGTCGGGCGCCTGGCCCCTGCGCTGA
- a CDS encoding type B 50S ribosomal protein L31, with amino-acid sequence MKTDIHPEYNAVVFRDLASGETFLTRSTVTSDKTIELDGATYPVIDVEISSASHPFYTGKQRIMDSAGRVEKFNKRFKGFGA; translated from the coding sequence ATGAAGACCGACATCCACCCCGAGTACAACGCAGTCGTCTTCCGCGACCTCGCCTCGGGCGAGACGTTCCTCACCCGCTCGACGGTCACCAGCGACAAGACCATCGAGCTCGACGGTGCGACCTACCCGGTCATCGACGTCGAGATCTCGTCGGCGTCGCACCCGTTCTACACGGGCAAGCAGCGCATCATGGACTCCGCCGGCCGCGTCGAGAAGTTCAACAAGCGCTTCAAGGGCTTCGGCGCCTGA
- a CDS encoding ABC transporter ATP-binding protein, which produces MASTVLRFQSVSVVRDGNTILDGIDWSVDADQRWVILGPNGAGKTTLLQIAAAAMHPTRGTAEVLQEPLGKVDVFELRPMIGFASTAMARQIPRNESVLDTVITAAYSVTGRWNEEYETIDDRRAQRVLKEWGLDGFAERRFGSLSDGEQKRVQIARSVMTDPELLLLDEPAASLDLGAREELVALLGGYASSPASPAIVMVTHHVEEIPPGFTHAMLLADGGIRSAGPIAEALTSETLSETFGMPIELAERDGRFTARAAR; this is translated from the coding sequence ATGGCGTCTACGGTTCTGCGGTTCCAGTCTGTGTCGGTCGTTCGCGACGGCAACACGATCCTCGACGGGATCGACTGGAGCGTCGACGCCGACCAGCGCTGGGTGATCCTCGGACCGAACGGTGCGGGCAAGACGACGCTGCTGCAGATCGCGGCCGCGGCCATGCACCCCACTCGCGGCACGGCCGAGGTGCTCCAGGAGCCGCTCGGCAAGGTCGACGTCTTCGAGCTGCGCCCGATGATCGGGTTCGCGTCGACCGCGATGGCCCGGCAGATCCCGCGCAACGAGTCGGTCCTCGACACGGTCATCACCGCGGCCTACTCGGTGACCGGTCGATGGAACGAGGAGTACGAGACCATCGACGACCGTCGTGCGCAGCGCGTGCTGAAGGAGTGGGGACTCGACGGATTCGCCGAGCGCCGCTTCGGCAGTCTCTCGGACGGCGAGCAGAAGCGGGTGCAGATCGCGCGCTCGGTCATGACCGACCCGGAGTTGCTGCTGCTCGACGAGCCGGCCGCGAGCCTCGACCTCGGGGCGCGCGAGGAACTGGTCGCGCTGCTCGGCGGGTACGCGTCGTCGCCGGCCTCGCCGGCCATCGTGATGGTGACCCACCACGTTGAGGAGATCCCGCCGGGCTTCACCCACGCGATGCTGCTGGCCGACGGCGGGATCCGTTCCGCCGGCCCGATCGCCGAGGCGCTGACGTCGGAGACGCTGAGCGAGACGTTCGGCATGCCGATCGAGCTCGCGGAGCGCGACGGCCGCTTCACGGCACGCGCCGCCCGGTGA
- the glgA gene encoding glycogen synthase, whose translation MRVDLLTREYPPEIYGGAGVHVAELVRALRDDLDVRVRCFGAPRDEPGTRAYATPADFTGANAALSTMGVDLLMAQDAEGADLVHSHTWYANFAGFTAKRLHGMPHVLTAHSLEPLRPWKAEQLGGGYRVSSWVERTAFEDADAVVAVSEGMRRDILRSYPALDPSRVEVVHNGIDLESWRPSSDADLVRSLGVDPDLPSIVFVGRITRQKGLPFLLRAARSLPDGVQLVLCAGAPDTPEIMAEVSGLVAELAGTRRGVVWIDRHLPRVELTALLTAATCFVCPSVYEPLGIVNLEAMACGAAVVGTETGGIPEVVEDGVTGVLVPIEQRDDGTGTPLDPDRFVADLADALARVVADPDRARAMGAAGRIRAEQHFAWGAIAQRTRDLYARVLSEA comes from the coding sequence ATGCGCGTCGACCTGCTCACCCGCGAGTACCCGCCCGAGATCTACGGCGGCGCCGGCGTCCACGTCGCCGAACTGGTCCGGGCGCTCCGCGACGACCTGGACGTGCGGGTGCGCTGCTTCGGTGCTCCGCGCGACGAGCCGGGCACCCGCGCGTACGCGACCCCGGCCGATTTCACGGGCGCGAACGCGGCGCTGTCGACCATGGGCGTCGACCTGCTCATGGCACAGGACGCCGAGGGCGCCGACCTGGTGCACTCGCACACGTGGTACGCCAACTTCGCGGGGTTCACCGCGAAGCGCCTGCACGGGATGCCGCACGTGCTGACCGCGCACAGCCTCGAACCGTTGCGGCCGTGGAAGGCCGAGCAGCTCGGGGGCGGATACCGGGTCTCGAGCTGGGTCGAGCGGACCGCGTTCGAGGACGCCGATGCGGTCGTCGCGGTGAGCGAGGGCATGCGCCGCGACATCCTGCGGTCCTACCCGGCGCTCGACCCGAGCCGGGTCGAGGTCGTCCACAACGGCATCGACCTCGAATCGTGGCGGCCGAGCAGCGACGCCGACCTGGTGCGATCGCTCGGCGTGGACCCCGACCTGCCGTCGATCGTGTTCGTCGGCCGCATCACCCGGCAGAAGGGGCTGCCATTCCTGTTGCGCGCGGCGCGCTCCCTGCCGGACGGGGTCCAGCTCGTGCTGTGCGCGGGGGCGCCCGACACGCCCGAGATCATGGCGGAGGTCTCGGGGCTCGTCGCCGAACTCGCCGGGACCCGTCGCGGCGTCGTCTGGATCGACCGCCACCTGCCGCGCGTCGAGCTGACGGCCCTGCTGACGGCGGCGACGTGCTTCGTCTGCCCCTCGGTGTACGAACCGCTCGGCATCGTGAACCTCGAGGCCATGGCGTGCGGCGCCGCCGTCGTCGGCACGGAGACCGGCGGGATCCCCGAGGTCGTGGAGGACGGCGTCACGGGCGTGCTCGTCCCGATCGAGCAGCGCGACGACGGCACCGGGACGCCGCTGGATCCCGACCGGTTCGTCGCCGACCTCGCCGACGCGCTCGCGCGCGTGGTCGCCGACCCCGACCGGGCCCGGGCGATGGGAGCCGCGGGCAGGATCCGCGCCGAGCAGCACTTCGCGTGGGGGGCGATCGCCCAGCGCACACGCGACCTGTACGCCCGAGTTCTGTCCGAAGCGTGA
- a CDS encoding glucose-1-phosphate adenylyltransferase, producing MASRKIFGIVLAGGEGKRLMPLTEDRAKPAVPFGGQYRLVDFAISNLVNSGLRQIVVLTQYKSHSLDRHVSQTWRLDGLLGSYVASVPAQQRLGKRWFSGSADAILQSLNLIYDEQPDIIVVVGADHVYRMDFSQMIQAHIDSGAEATVAAIRQPIGLADQFGVIEVDPASPERIHRFLEKPSDPVGLPDSPGEVLASMGNYVFNADALIDAVLRDGERTDSSHDMGGDIIPAFVAQGAAGVYDLKGNDVPGSTDRDRYYWRDVGTIDSFFEAHQDLISVMPIFNLYNREWPIFSQQVNSPPAKFTRDARGSLGTVIDSIVSLGSVISGAHVERSVLGPWAAVGSGANVSDSILFDRARIEAGATVRRSILDKEVVVEPGARIGVDRAEDLARGFVVTDSGITVVGKGSTVRKNA from the coding sequence ATGGCCTCTCGGAAGATCTTCGGCATCGTGCTCGCCGGCGGCGAGGGCAAGCGCCTCATGCCCCTCACCGAGGACCGGGCCAAGCCCGCGGTCCCGTTCGGCGGACAGTACCGACTCGTCGACTTCGCCATCTCGAACCTGGTGAACTCCGGTCTTCGCCAGATCGTCGTCCTCACCCAGTACAAGTCCCACAGCCTCGACCGGCACGTGTCCCAGACGTGGCGGCTCGACGGCCTCCTCGGCTCGTACGTGGCATCCGTTCCCGCCCAGCAGCGGCTCGGCAAGCGCTGGTTCTCCGGGTCCGCCGACGCGATCCTGCAGAGCCTCAACCTCATCTACGACGAGCAGCCCGACATCATCGTCGTCGTCGGCGCCGACCACGTGTACCGCATGGACTTCAGCCAGATGATCCAGGCGCACATCGACTCGGGCGCCGAGGCCACGGTCGCGGCGATCCGTCAGCCGATCGGCCTCGCCGACCAGTTCGGCGTCATCGAGGTCGACCCTGCCTCACCCGAGCGCATCCACCGCTTCCTCGAGAAGCCGAGCGACCCGGTCGGCCTTCCCGACTCGCCCGGCGAGGTGCTCGCCTCGATGGGCAACTACGTCTTCAACGCCGATGCCCTCATCGACGCCGTGCTCCGCGACGGCGAGCGCACCGATTCCAGCCACGACATGGGCGGCGACATCATCCCCGCCTTCGTCGCGCAGGGCGCCGCCGGCGTCTACGACCTCAAGGGCAACGACGTGCCCGGCTCCACCGACCGCGACCGGTACTACTGGCGCGACGTGGGAACCATCGACTCCTTCTTCGAAGCCCACCAGGATCTGATCTCGGTCATGCCGATCTTCAACCTCTACAACCGGGAGTGGCCGATCTTCAGCCAGCAGGTGAACTCTCCGCCCGCGAAGTTCACGCGCGACGCGCGCGGATCCCTCGGCACCGTCATCGACTCGATCGTCTCGCTCGGGTCGGTGATCTCGGGCGCGCACGTGGAGCGCAGCGTGCTCGGACCGTGGGCGGCCGTCGGCTCGGGCGCGAACGTGTCCGACTCGATCCTGTTCGACCGGGCGCGCATCGAGGCGGGCGCGACCGTGCGGCGTTCCATCCTCGACAAGGAGGTCGTCGTCGAGCCGGGCGCGCGCATCGGGGTCGACCGCGCGGAGGACCTCGCGCGCGGCTTCGTCGTGACCGACAGCGGCATCACGGTCGTCGGCAAGGGCTCCACCGTCCGGAAGAACGCGTGA
- the serB gene encoding phosphoserine phosphatase SerB has protein sequence MSAAAPGRRGGPLVVLDADSTLIREEAIELLAEAAGSLEHVAAVTERAMRGELDFAASLRERVATLAGLPVAEVLAARDRLTPTPGVHELIDGVHAAGGFVGVVSGGFHELLDPLADRLGLDFCRANRLEVAGDRLTGRVLGDIVDAETKRRSLEEWAAASGTPLSRTIAVGDGANDLRMLERAAIGVAFCAKPVVRAQADVAIDRVDLSGVLALAGLRG, from the coding sequence GTGAGCGCCGCCGCCCCGGGCCGCCGCGGCGGCCCGCTCGTGGTGCTCGACGCGGACTCGACGCTGATCCGCGAGGAGGCGATCGAACTGCTCGCCGAGGCCGCGGGCAGCCTCGAGCACGTCGCTGCGGTGACCGAGCGCGCGATGCGCGGCGAACTCGACTTCGCCGCGAGCCTGCGTGAACGCGTCGCGACGCTGGCCGGCCTGCCGGTCGCCGAGGTGCTCGCCGCCCGCGACCGGCTCACACCGACGCCCGGCGTCCACGAACTCATCGACGGGGTGCACGCCGCCGGCGGGTTCGTCGGCGTCGTCAGCGGCGGATTCCACGAGCTGCTCGACCCGCTCGCCGATCGGCTCGGGCTCGACTTCTGCCGTGCGAACCGGCTCGAGGTCGCCGGCGACCGGCTCACCGGTCGCGTGCTCGGCGACATCGTCGACGCGGAGACCAAGCGTCGGAGCCTCGAGGAGTGGGCGGCGGCATCCGGCACGCCGCTGTCGCGCACGATCGCGGTCGGCGACGGCGCGAACGACCTGCGGATGCTCGAGCGCGCCGCGATCGGCGTCGCGTTCTGCGCGAAGCCAGTCGTCCGCGCGCAGGCGGATGTCGCGATCGACCGGGTCGACCTCAGCGGCGTGCTCGCGCTCGCCGGGCTGCGCGGCTGA
- a CDS encoding beta-ketoacyl-ACP reductase produces the protein MTTSRTVLVTGGNRGIGYAIAEEFARQGHRVAVTARSGEGPAGTLTVRADVTDSESVDRAFTEIEAQLGPVEVVVANAGITRDTLLLRMSEDEFTSVVDTNLTGAFRVVKRASKGMLKARFGRVVLISSVVGLYGSAGQVNYSASKAGLVGMARSLTRELGARNITANVVAPGFIETDMTDALPEAQQAEYRKSIPAGRFATPTEVARVVTWLAGEDAGYIAGAVIPVDGGLGMGH, from the coding sequence ATGACGACGAGCCGCACCGTGCTGGTGACCGGAGGCAACCGCGGGATCGGCTACGCGATCGCCGAGGAGTTCGCCCGGCAGGGACACCGCGTCGCCGTGACCGCCCGGTCGGGCGAGGGCCCCGCAGGAACGCTCACCGTCCGTGCCGACGTCACCGACTCCGAGTCGGTCGATCGTGCGTTCACCGAGATCGAGGCCCAGCTCGGCCCCGTCGAGGTCGTCGTCGCCAACGCGGGCATCACGCGCGACACGCTCCTCCTGCGCATGAGCGAGGACGAGTTCACGAGCGTCGTCGACACGAACCTCACGGGTGCGTTCCGGGTCGTCAAGCGCGCGTCGAAGGGCATGCTGAAGGCCCGCTTCGGCCGGGTCGTGCTCATCTCGAGCGTCGTCGGCCTGTACGGCTCGGCCGGTCAGGTCAACTACTCGGCGTCCAAGGCGGGGCTGGTCGGCATGGCCCGCTCGCTCACGCGCGAACTCGGCGCCCGGAACATCACCGCGAACGTCGTCGCGCCCGGGTTCATCGAGACCGACATGACCGACGCCCTGCCCGAGGCGCAGCAGGCCGAGTACAGGAAGAGCATCCCCGCGGGCCGCTTCGCCACCCCCACCGAGGTGGCGCGCGTGGTCACCTGGCTCGCCGGCGAGGATGCCGGGTACATCGCCGGCGCGGTCATCCCCGTCGACGGCGGCCTCGGCATGGGGCACTGA
- a CDS encoding DUF3099 domain-containing protein — protein MKHQHPQSITSLPPSPEAERHARMVKYTVMMSIRVACIVALLFVQGWWLLVFALGAVFLPYFAVVVANVATSRGGAAPERPGGLVPLPRADGGTDWVEADAAEPGRPEASAAPDEANGADAHDERTDDREERR, from the coding sequence ATGAAGCACCAGCACCCGCAGTCGATCACGTCGCTGCCGCCGTCGCCCGAGGCGGAGCGGCACGCGCGCATGGTCAAGTACACGGTCATGATGTCGATCCGCGTCGCGTGCATCGTCGCGCTGCTGTTCGTGCAGGGCTGGTGGCTGCTCGTCTTCGCACTCGGCGCCGTGTTCCTCCCGTACTTCGCGGTCGTGGTCGCGAACGTCGCGACCTCCCGCGGCGGAGCGGCGCCCGAGCGACCCGGCGGCCTCGTGCCGCTGCCGCGCGCCGACGGCGGCACGGACTGGGTCGAGGCCGACGCGGCCGAACCCGGTCGGCCGGAGGCATCCGCTGCACCCGACGAGGCGAACGGCGCCGACGCGCACGACGAGCGCACGGACGATCGGGAGGAACGCCGGTGA
- a CDS encoding SURF1 family cytochrome oxidase biogenesis protein produces the protein MNRWRFLASPRWAGYLVLVIVFAIVCSALGTWQLNRRAEARAEVARIDANYDAAPVPLDEALPDPGAFDIDQRWKVVEATGEYLPGEEVVVRNRPNQGTTGFEVITPLRLEDGTVFMVDRGWIPQDQEGRPSQFAAPPSGAVEITARLKAGEVTIAGRTTSGSEMATVDLGELADRVGEPAYTGAYGILIQEGAAASEPPVALPRPVRDEGPHLSYALQWFVFALLAFIALGWFANQERKVLEADAAERSAAGAGADPPGRAAKRPPGRARSRTDADADVEDEILDRR, from the coding sequence GTGAACCGGTGGCGCTTCCTGGCCTCGCCTCGCTGGGCGGGGTACCTCGTGCTGGTGATCGTCTTCGCGATCGTGTGCTCGGCACTCGGGACCTGGCAGTTGAACCGGCGCGCCGAGGCGCGCGCCGAGGTCGCGAGGATCGACGCGAACTACGACGCAGCGCCCGTCCCCCTCGATGAGGCGCTGCCCGATCCGGGCGCCTTCGACATCGACCAGCGTTGGAAGGTCGTGGAGGCCACGGGCGAGTACCTGCCCGGCGAGGAGGTCGTCGTCCGCAACCGCCCGAACCAGGGCACCACGGGTTTCGAGGTCATCACCCCGCTTCGGCTCGAGGACGGCACGGTCTTCATGGTCGATCGCGGATGGATCCCGCAGGACCAGGAGGGTCGGCCGTCGCAGTTCGCGGCGCCGCCGTCCGGTGCGGTCGAGATCACCGCGCGGTTGAAGGCGGGCGAGGTGACGATCGCGGGCCGCACCACGTCGGGCTCCGAGATGGCGACGGTCGACCTCGGCGAGCTGGCCGATCGCGTGGGCGAGCCCGCCTACACGGGCGCGTACGGCATCCTCATCCAGGAGGGGGCCGCGGCGAGCGAGCCGCCGGTCGCCCTGCCCAGACCGGTCCGCGACGAGGGCCCGCACCTGTCGTACGCCCTGCAGTGGTTCGTGTTCGCGCTGCTCGCCTTCATCGCGCTCGGCTGGTTCGCCAACCAGGAACGCAAGGTGCTCGAAGCGGATGCCGCGGAGCGAAGCGCGGCGGGCGCGGGCGCCGATCCGCCCGGCCGGGCTGCGAAGCGCCCGCCCGGGCGGGCGCGCAGCCGCACCGATGCGGACGCCGATGTCGAGGACGAGATCCTCGACCGGCGGTAG
- a CDS encoding DUF2200 domain-containing protein, with product MAGHRIYGMSFGSIYPLYLTKLERKDHTRAELDQVITWLTGYDEAGLAEAIADGRTLEAFFADAPAINPNASLITGVICGLRVEEIEDPLMQQIRYMDKLVDEVARGKKMTSILRGSQVATA from the coding sequence ATGGCCGGCCACCGGATCTACGGAATGAGCTTCGGCAGCATCTATCCGCTGTACCTGACCAAGCTCGAGCGGAAGGACCACACCCGGGCCGAGCTCGACCAGGTCATCACCTGGCTCACCGGCTACGACGAGGCCGGCCTCGCCGAGGCGATCGCCGACGGGCGCACCCTCGAGGCGTTCTTCGCCGACGCCCCCGCGATCAACCCGAACGCCTCGCTCATCACGGGAGTGATCTGCGGTCTGCGGGTCGAGGAGATCGAGGACCCGCTCATGCAGCAGATCCGCTACATGGACAAGCTCGTCGACGAGGTCGCACGTGGGAAGAAGATGACCTCGATCCTCCGCGGGTCCCAGGTGGCGACCGCCTAG
- a CDS encoding 4a-hydroxytetrahydrobiopterin dehydratase, which yields MDMLKGAEIARADLTDWRKLAQGLHARYRVDDFGSAVRFVAAVGAAGDECGHHPSVSIGRDHVDLELVSDDAVYRAADGTEHIVEWVTRQDVDLARRITAIAADHRLVPDPSAVSVIELGLDTARSATIAPVWAALMTGNAESQGHGSPSDEIRDATGRVPNLWFGDADEHALPRQRFHVEVYVAPEAAEQRIAAAVAAGGTIVDDSEAPSLTVIADQDGNTGVICVDASAAPER from the coding sequence ATGGACATGCTGAAGGGCGCCGAGATCGCCCGGGCCGACCTGACCGACTGGCGCAAGCTCGCCCAGGGACTGCATGCCCGCTACCGGGTCGACGACTTCGGCAGCGCCGTGCGGTTCGTCGCTGCGGTGGGTGCAGCGGGCGACGAGTGCGGACATCACCCCAGCGTGTCGATCGGGCGAGACCACGTCGACCTCGAGCTGGTCAGCGACGACGCCGTCTACCGCGCCGCCGATGGCACCGAGCACATCGTCGAGTGGGTCACCCGGCAGGATGTCGACCTTGCACGGCGGATCACCGCGATCGCAGCGGACCACCGCCTCGTCCCCGACCCATCCGCGGTCAGCGTCATCGAACTGGGCCTCGACACCGCCCGTTCGGCGACCATCGCGCCGGTGTGGGCCGCGTTGATGACGGGGAACGCCGAGTCCCAGGGGCACGGCTCCCCCAGCGACGAGATCCGGGACGCGACCGGGCGGGTACCGAACCTCTGGTTCGGCGATGCGGACGAGCATGCGCTCCCGCGGCAGCGGTTCCACGTCGAGGTCTACGTGGCGCCCGAGGCGGCCGAGCAGCGGATCGCCGCCGCCGTCGCCGCCGGCGGGACGATCGTCGACGACAGCGAGGCGCCGTCGCTCACGGTGATCGCCGACCAGGACGGCAACACGGGGGTGATCTGCGTCGACGCATCGGCCGCTCCCGAGCGCTGA
- a CDS encoding dihydrofolate reductase family protein, which yields MKPLRYSINVTLDGCVHHEAGLPPDEESMRFWTAEMERADALLFGRTTYEMMQEAWRRPASGIWPDWMREWEIPFAETIDRTKKYVVSNTLNAVDWNAEPVRGDLGPAVRRLKQESGEQLFVGGVTLPLALADLGLIDEYLFVVQPVLAGHGPTLLAGLRERIRLELVDRREFRSGAVALRLRPAGEDAR from the coding sequence ATGAAGCCGCTTCGATACTCGATCAACGTCACGCTCGACGGCTGCGTCCATCACGAGGCGGGACTTCCGCCCGACGAGGAGTCGATGCGCTTCTGGACCGCTGAGATGGAACGCGCCGACGCCCTGCTGTTCGGGCGGACGACCTACGAGATGATGCAGGAAGCGTGGCGGCGGCCTGCCTCGGGCATTTGGCCGGACTGGATGCGGGAGTGGGAGATCCCGTTCGCCGAGACCATCGACCGCACGAAGAAGTACGTCGTGTCGAACACGCTGAACGCGGTCGATTGGAACGCCGAGCCGGTGCGAGGCGACCTGGGTCCGGCGGTCCGGCGGCTCAAGCAGGAATCGGGGGAGCAGCTGTTCGTGGGCGGCGTGACGTTGCCCCTCGCGTTGGCGGATCTCGGATTGATCGACGAGTACCTGTTCGTCGTGCAGCCGGTGCTCGCCGGGCACGGGCCCACGTTGCTCGCCGGGCTGCGCGAGCGCATCCGACTCGAACTCGTGGATCGCCGGGAGTTCCGATCGGGAGCGGTCGCGCTGCGCCTCCGGCCCGCGGGGGAGGACGCGAGGTAG